DNA sequence from the Geobacter sp. AOG2 genome:
CCGAATCTATGGTGATAACCAGGTCGAGGCAGGTGATAAGCGCCGCGGTATCATCAAAATCGTGGATATGGCCGGTCAGGTCGATGAGCGGTAACGCCGCTATCCCCGTGCCGTCCTTTTTGTCCGCTTCATCCACCTGGAGCGAATACCAACTGATATGGCGCAGATCGCTCAGTGGTGCAAGCAGGGAGGGCGGGATGGAACGTCGCTGGTCGGGGAATTTTCGTCCGGCCCAGCATATTCCGACCTTCAGGTTTGCGTCTTTAGCCAGCCGGGCACGCCACATGCCCCTCTTTTCGGCCGAGGGTTCAAGATAGGGGACATGGTTGGGGATACTGTCCAGGGTTGTGGACAGCAACCGGGGAAGGGATAAGAGGGGGACAACGCTATCGCAGGTGGTATCGCCTGCCCCGTCGTTAACTATCCTTTCCGGACCTTTCAGGGAAAGGAGCAGTGTGTTGAGGGGGGTGAGATGGTTCTCCAGTACAACCGCCGCCCCCATCGAAGACAGAAGGGGAATATAGCGGGCAAACTGGAGCGTATCGCCGTAGGCTTGTTCGGTCTGGACCAGAATCCGCTTGCCGCTGGCGGATTCCCCGTTCCAGAACGGTAAACCGGTCCTGCGCAATCGGACCGGCTGAGAGGTTTCAAGGCGGCTGTCAAAATCGCGGAATCCCTCCCGGTATTGCCCCCGCAGCAGGTGTATCTGGCAGATGTTCCACAGAGCTGTTGGGTAGCCTGGGCGTAATGAAAGGGCTTTTTCATAATGCGCGAGCGCATCATCGAGTTTGAGCAGGCGTCGGCAGACCCCGCCAAGGTTCAGATAGACCTTCGGGTTGTCCGGGGCCAGTTCACGTGCATGCACAAGGTGCCGCCAAGCCTCATCCAGACGGTCGAGATGCTCGCACAGGACCCCAAGGCTGATGAGGGCGTTGACATTGTCAGCCTGAAGGTCGAGGACGGCCCGGTAGAGTGTGTATGCCTCCTCAAGCTGTCCCGCACCGTATGATGCATCGGCAAGGCAGAGAGAAAGGTCACTCGATTCAGGATTACGGCGATGTACTTCCCCAAACAGTGCCACCGTCTCAAGAAATCGCCCCTGCTCGTTGAGCAGGGTACCCAAGTGTCGGTATGCTTCTCTATCTGTGGGGTCCACAAGAAGCGCCTTACGAAAGTAGCGCTCGGCATCTTCGGGGTCACCCTGCTCGTAACGGGCCATGCCCAAAGACAGATACGCAGACGTATTGAGCGGATCGATAGCCAGAGCCCGATAGAGCAGTGACTCGGCAACGGAGGGGGCCTGTCGGCGCGAGGCCATCCCGGCGGCTTCCACGAGCAGATCGACCTGCCGGGGGTATCGTTTGAGTAGATGAATGCATAGGGATTCCGCTGCGTCCCACTCTTGGCGGGATTCATACTGACGGAGCAGGTCGAGTTGTTGTTCGGCAGATGTCATGGCTGGCTTGTAATGCCTTGATTCAGAGGAATTATCGTCACGTTTTCTTATCTTCTTGCAGATGTACTTCACTTTTAGGTAAAATTCAATTTAAGATTGACGATATAGTATAAAGAAGGGTAGACGTTTTAAACCGATCCGGAAGGAGGTTGCAATGGCATCCGTAATAGATTCAAGCAGTCTCAGCTCATTGTTTTCGGCCATGTCCGATACGACAGCCCGCGACAATGCTGCCGTAAATGCGTTGAACAGCGGCTTGACCCTTTTTCAAAATAAAAAGTATCAGCAGGCTGCAGCCGCCTTCAGGCAGGCTCTCGCATATAATCCGGGTACCACCGGTAACCTTGATGCGTCCACGTACGATAATATCAAGTCGGCCTACAGTTATCTGGCGCAGTCTTACTTGAAACTGGGCAAGGACAAGGACGCCATTGCCACCTATAAGCAGGCTCTCCGGTTCGATCCCACCCAGGATGATGTCTATGTAAGTCTGGCAAACATCTATATTCAGGATAAACGTCCGGCAGACGCCGAGAAGGCACTGCGGACCGCCACGAGGCTCAACCCGCAAAATGTCGTTGCCCCTTATACCCTTGGGCAGCTTCTTGTCCAACAGAAGAGGCCCCAGGAAGCGGAGTCCTTTTTCAGAAAGGCGGTGAAGCTCGCACCGAAGGACGGGAACGCATACTATGGACTTGGTCTGTCCCTTGAGCAGCAGGGTAAAACCGACGATGCCATCCAGGCATTGCAAAAGGCGACCACCCTCAAGACGGATTTTACGGCGGCCATCTATGAGCTTGGCAATGCCTATGCAAAAAAAGGCCAGACTGACAAAGCCCAAGCCCAGATAGCCGCTCTTACGAAGATCAACACGAGTGAGAGCCTTTCCGATGCGACGACCCTCAAGGCCACGATCAAGCAGCCCAAGATGGTTGTGATCGACACGACCAAAAGCACCTTCAACACGACCCTCGGTGCCGTGCCGCTGCTTGCGCTCGACAGCCAGTTCATTCAACCGGACGCTTCGAAGGAGGTTTCGGTCAGCTTCCTGTTTGATTCGAGCATGGACCCCTCGTCGGTCAATAATATCAGTAACTGGACTATTCGCAAGGCTCAGGGGGCCGTCATCAACGGGCATACAGGCCTGTACGACAACGGAGCCTACCGGTCATCCGATACGGTTGTGCCGCCTATGCCTTCACGAGTGGTGTATGACGCTACGACTCAAGAGGCAACGATCTATTTTTCATTGCGGCAGAATGATTCGGTGTCCGGGACTATCGATACCTCCCGGATCGTCTTTTCTTTCAACGGACAAGATGTCAACGGTAAAAAGATGGATTCCACCGCCGATCAAATCGACGGCTTCTCGGGAAAAGCATTTTAGATCCGGGCGGAAACCTTGCATTTGTGCCATTTGGGAGTATAATAATTAACTTAACGCGAGTGCCGTCAGGTAAAGATGTTTTGAAGAAACAACGGTAAAAGGAGAGCCATTCATCCATGCAATATAGTCTTAATGCATATACCGAAATACAGAAGGAAGGGCTGAGTGGCAGGGAACTGGAGGCTTCCGTCATCTCGCGAGCGGGCCTGATGCTGAAGCAGGTGCAGGAGAACTGGAATACGCCCAATAGAAGCGAAAAACTCTTGGAGGCGGTGAAATTCAATCAGAAGGTGTGGAGCTTTTTTCAGGCAGAGCTTGCCGAACCCTCCAACCCGCTCCCCAAAAAACTCCGCGAAGATATCCTCAATCTGAGCCTTTTCATAGACAAGCGTCTCTTCGAGGTCCTGGCATTCCCGGACCCGGAGAAACTCACTATCGTCATCGACATCAATTTTAATATTGCCGCGGGGTTGCGGACCAAACCGGAACTACCGGCATAGTTTTTCTTTTTACTCAGCCACGCATGCCTTTCCCATGGGGTTACTCACCGGCAGCAGACCAAGTTCTTCGTGATGGCTACAGGGTGGGGCGAGAATGCGTCCCCGAAGGAGCAGGAACTTGAGATGTTGTGACGAGTGCCTTGCTGCCGCCATGAGCCTGCATGATGCCGGTCGTTTCCCTGAAGCGCTCTCCCTGTATGACCAAGCTCGGGCGCTCTGCGCCGACTCTCCTGCCTATTGGAATAATCGGGCCAATACCCTTCTTGAACTCAACCGGCTTGGGGAGGCCGCCGAAAGCTATCGCGCGGCCCTTGCCTTGTGTCCCTCCCTGACGGATACCCGGGTTGCTTTGGCCACCTGCCTTCAGGGGCTGGGGAGGATCGACGAGGCTCTTGTAGAGTGCGACACCGTACTGTCCGTCCATCCCGAGCATGCCGAAGCCCATTGGAACCGTGGTCTGCTCCAGCTTCTCTCCGGTAACTACGAACAGGGGTGGAGAGAGTATGAATGGCGCTGGAAGAAGCGCCGTTTCACGTCGCCCCGGCGGCAGTTCGACGTGCCGCAATGGGGGGGGGAACCCATTGCAGGCAGACGGATTCTGATTCACGCTGAGCAGGGATTTGGCGACACGATCCAATTCTCCCGGTACCTCCCGCAGGTCTCGGCGCGGGGAGCAGAGGTGATCTTCGAATGTCACCCCCAGCTTGTGAACCTGATGAGATCGCTGTCCGGGGGCATTCACGTCGTCCCCTTCGGCCGCGCGCTTCCCCGGTTCGATCTGCAGTGCCCGCTCTTGTCCCTGCCCGGCATCTTCGGGACGACCCTTGCAACTATACCTTCACAGATCCCCTACCTGTCCGAGCCGGTTGGCAGTCGCCAGTTCTGGGGCAGCATCCTTCCCGCCACCCCGGGATTTAAGGTTGGGCTTTGCTGGAAGGGGAAACAGTACCCTGACCCCGGCCGGAGTTGTCCGACAGGCGATCTTGCCGCCTTGGGTGACGGAATCCCTGGCACGGAGTTTTTTTCCCTCCAGATGGACGAAGAACATGCCCGGCTCCCCTTCCCGTGTAACGGTTTTGCCCCCTTACTCCTTGATTTCTGCGATACGGCGGCGCTGATTGGCCGGCTTGATCTGGTGATAAGTATCGACACGGCCGTGGCTCACCTTGCGGGGGCACTCGGCAGCGAGACGTGGGTCATGCTGCCGTATTCGCCGGATTGGCGCTGGGGGAGGCAGGGGGATACCACACCGTGGTATCCGAATATGCGGCTGTTCAGGCAGAAGGAAATAAACGGATGGGTTTCCCTTGTGGAAAAGGTTGCCAGCGAACTGACACGGTGGTGCGCTGCCCGGGGACGCGCGCCCTACTCCGCCATCAAAGCATAGCCGCGCTCGCGGAGGTGGGCGATTACCTCGGCACGATGCTCGCGGCCGCGGGTTTCCAGCTCAAGCGCCACGGAAGTTTTGCCCAAGGCGATCGTCTCCGAGCGTCGTTCGTGATTGATGAGAGAGATATTGGCCCGTGTTGCGGCGATGTCTGCCGTAAGTGTGGCCAATGCGCCCGGAAGGTCATCCAACTCGATCCGGAGTTTCAGGTAGCGCCCCGCAGCTAAAAGCCCCCGTTCCACAACCAGCGCGATGGTCTTGACATCGATATTCCCTCCTGACAGCAGGCAGAGGGTTTTGCCCCTCAAGTCCCGTACCTTGCCGTGCAGCACCGCCGCCAGGGGGACGGCCCCGGCCCCTTCTACCAACAGTTTCGTTCGTTCCAGGAGTGATACGATGGACTGGGCGATCTCCTCTTCTTCCACCAGAACGATCTCATCGACACAGGTCCTGATGATGGGTACGGTCAACTGCCCCGGCCGCTTTACGGCAATGCCGTCGGCGAGCGTTACCTTGACCGGCACCTCACAAGGGGTACCCGCCGCGAACGAGGCTGACATGGACTGAGCGGCCGTCGATTCAACGCCGATGATACGGACATGGGGCGCGCACTCCCGTACTGCTGCCGCCATGCCGGCTATCAAGCCACCGCCTCCCACCGGGATCAGCAGATTTTGCACGTCCGGCAACTCTTCCAGGATCTCCAATGCGATGGTGCCCTGGCCGGCCATGACCAATTCATCATCAAAAGGATGCACGAAGAGCGCTCCGGTGGAGCGCTGTGCCTCTTGCGCCGCCTCGCAGGCCTCATCAAAGTTCTTGCCGACCAGCACGATATCGGCGCCGTAATCGCGGGTAGCCTGAACTTTTTGAGGCGGGGTGATCTCCGGCATGTAGATGGTCGCCTTGACGCCCAGTAGGTCCGCCGAGAAGGCCACCCCTTGGGCGTGGTTTCCTGCGGATGCGGTAATGACACCATTTTTCAGAGCTTCCCGCGTCTGGGCGGTCATGAAGTTGAGGGCTCCCCTGATCTTGAAGGAGCCGGTCCGTTGGAGGTTTTCGCACTTGAAGAACAGTGGAACCCCTAAACGCTCCGCATAGTGATGTGAATAGATCAGCTCAGTGCGGCGGACGCGCTTCCTGAGTCGGTCATAGGCTTCCTGTATGAGCTCGTAGAGGGGCATGGAACGTCGGTACTCCAAGGGTTATTTTGGTGTATAGTACCAGAGTGGCCGGGTACGGTCAAACAGGCAATGAAAAGCCCACGTTCCGTGGGCCCGGTAGCTGGCCTGCGTTCCAGCGATGGGTAAATATGAAGAACCGCTGCTTTGAGCCCTTGGCAAGTTTTCGGTTTGCTGGTACATTAGACGAACAATATGTTACAGGAGGCGTCATGGAGGCAGTGCACCATCAATTGATCATTCTCGGCGCAGGACCTGCCGGTTACACTGCGGCCATTTATGCTGCGCGGGCTAACCTGAACCCGGTTCTCATAACCGGCATACAGCCGGGCGGACAGTTGACGACGACAACAGAGGTGGACAACTGGCCGGGAGAACACGGGGGCATCCTGGGGCCCGACCTGATGGAGCGCATGAGGCAGCACGCCGAACGGTTCAACACGCAGATAGTGGTGGATCACATCAAGCGGGCCGACCTTCTCCAGAGGCCATTCGTGCTCGAAGGTGACAGCGGCTTCTACACCTGTGATGCCCTGATCATTGCCACCGGCGCCTCGGCCAAGTACCTGGGGCTCCCGTCCGAGAAGGCATTTAAAGGGAAAGGCGTTTCCGCCTGCGCTACCTGTGACGGTTTTTTCTATCGTGGACAGGATGTGGCGGTAATCGGCGGTGGCAGCACGGCGGTGGAGGAGGCGCTCTATCTCTCCAATATCGCTCGGCACGTTACGGTGGTTCATCGGCGCGAACAGTTCCGTGCCGAAAAGATCTTGGCAGACCGGCTGATTGAAAAAACCAAGAGCGGCAATGTAACGATCGAGTGGCATCATGTCCTGGACGAGGTGCTGGGCGATGCCAGCGGCGTGACCGGCATCCGCATCCGTCATCGGAGCGGCTCAACCAAGGAGGTGCCGGTCCACGGGGTATTCATTGCCATCGGTCACACGCCGAATACCACCCTGTTCGAGGGACAGTTGGATATGGACAATGGTTATATTCGTACCAAGTGCAGCCTTGAGGGAAACCTCACGGCCACTAACATCCAGGGCGTCTTTGCTGCCGGTGACGTTCAGGATTATTATTACCGCCAGGCGATCACGTCGGCCGGAAGCGGATGCATGGCTGCCCTAGATGCGGAACGCTATCTCGAAATGCTCAAATAGTTTTCGAAACCTAAATCATCAGGGGGCTGGATATGCCGGAGGGACCGGACGACTTGGAAAAACTCCTCATGGATGTGCAGAAAGCCATACGCGATAACGAACAGTTTCTCAAGAATCTTGGGGATGATGCCCTGGAGTCGGACGATACCGAGGAGTTGCCCGATGATGTCGAAGGTGGCGACGAGGACAGCTTCGAGGAACTATAGGCTCTCGTCATCTCGGTGGAGACATACACGCACATGAAAAACGCCCCCCGGAACATTGTTCTCCGGGGGGCGTTTTCATGCCGGCGGGTCGCCGGGTCAGTGAAGTCCTTTGAGTTCCTCCTGGCCCTCGCCGGGGATATCGTGGCCTCCCGCGGAATGGCATTCGCTGCAGTTAGTTTTGTAAAGCTCGTCACCGATGTCCACGGGATGGACGAACTGGGTTACCTGCTTGCCGGCCGGGATATTTTCCTGGACCTGACTGAGAACGTCATGACAAAGCGCGCAGTCCTTGGAAATGATCTTGCCCTCGGTTGATTTGTGTTTGCCGTCATGGCATCTGAAGCATCCCGCTGTATAAAAGTGTCCGATATTGTTCGGGTAGGTGTTCCACTTCACCTTCATGGCCGGGAAGAAGTTGCGTTCATAGATGTCTTTTACCTGTTCCACTGCCTGGTTGACGGCAGCCGCCTTCTGTTGGGCAATGGCCGGATAGTTTTTGGCATAATAGGCCGGAATATCCTGGGTAATGGCGGCGAAGCCCTCTTCCTTGGTCTTGTACGGCCTGTTCAGGATCTCCACGGCGACCTTTTTGATGTAGGGCAGCCCGCGGTCGATGCGGCCGGATACGAAGTTAAGGTCCATCTCCTCATTGGGCGAATGGTAGATGTGGGTCGGCCTGTTGTGGCAGTCGGTGCAGTCCATCAGGCGCCTCTTTGCCTTGGCGAGTTCATCCTTTGTGAGTGGTTTTTCCATGTTCATATATTCGGTCATCTTGCCGTCCTTGCCCTTGACGGCTATGTACGGAATATCGAACCTCTTCTGGTCGCGGGCGACGAAATAAACCTCCTGGCCGATGTGCCAGTGGATGCCGTTGGCGTTGGGCACCTTGGGATTGCCGCCGATATGGATCAGCATGTCGATCTTGCGGGGGGTATTATCCTCGTTCGGGGCATAGTGATAGAAGATTTTCTGGCGGCCAACGTAGAATTTTGCGGGCCAATGGCAATGTTCGCAGGTTTCTCTGGCTGGGCGCAGATTTTCAATGGGGGTCTCGATAGTTTCCGGATAGGTATGGAACAGAACTGCATAGAGCTGCTTCATGCCGGATATTTTGGCTTTCACATACCATGCGGCTCCTGGGCCCACGTGACATTCAACGCATCTGACCTTGGCGTGAGGTGAGTTTTTCCATGCGGTGTACTCGGGGGTCATGACCGGATGGCAGAGCTCGCCGCAGAAGGTGGTCGATTCCGTGAATTCATAGCCTTTGATAGAGGCAAGGGAAACAATCACAACAAAGACCGCCGTGGCAACGATGAAAAAGATGACAAGTCGGCGTTTGTGGACATCGTTCAGGTCGAGGCAGGGGAATTTGGGAATTTCCTCTTCAAGGGAGGCCATCCCTTCGAGCGCCCCCTTGCGGCGCTGTTCCCTGACGCGCCATGCGCCGAACGGTACGAGAATCAGACCGAAGATCAGCATGCCCGGGAAGAGGAAATAGGTCATCAAGCCAATATATGGGTGCTCGATGCCGGTAATCATCTCAAAGGCGCTGAAGGCGATAATGAGACCTGTGGCTGTCATTGCCAGGATGATCCCGATCATGCTGATAATATTCCAGGCGTACCCGGCGGTTTTGCGAATGGCCATGGGCGTGTGCTCCTTGTTTCTTGGCGATTGTTGACAAAAATGCGTTAAGTTCAACAAATTACAATGTTTGTGTATACTTTGTCAAAACTTTTTTAAAATGCTGTTGCGATAGCGGGTGGATTGCCCTGCGGGCGGCGTTTTGTGAAACTTATGTTGACAAGCAATCTGTCTATGAATAAATTAAACAATGTTATATAACTCAATTATGACGGATTCCCGTGGCCCATAAGACATAACTTTCTGAAAAGGCGAAGCTGCGGAGGTGAAGAATTGAAAAATCACGTTTGGCGGCCTTTGTTTGTTGCCCTAGTTGTTGTAGGGTTAATTCTTATTGTTAGAACATTGTTAGTTCCAAATGATTTTGGTGTCTATGAACGCGGCTATATGTATGGTTGGCACCGCAAATCCAACGAAGCGGAATGGAAGGCTGTCCGCGTGAAATACAAGACCGCCAAGGCATGTTGGGCGTGTCACAAGGACAAGTACGGCGTTATCAGAAATTCACCGCACAGCTCTATCAGCTGCGAAAACTGCCACGGCCCCAATTACGACCACCCCAGGGACCCCCTCGGCCTGACCATCGACCGTACCCGGTCCCTGTGCATCCGCTGTCACTCGTTTCTCCCTTATAAAACAAGCGACCGCGGCGGCATACGCGGTATCAATCCTGAAACCCATTATCCCCAGGCCGAATGTGTGCTCTGCCATATCCCCCACAACCCGAAGCCGATGAACCAGAAGCAGGAGGCAAGGTCATGATGAACCGCCGCGAATTTTGCAAAAAGGCCATGATCGTTGTTGGCGGCATTGCCTTGCCGCTTGCCGCCCTGGAGGTCTTCAACCCCAAGAGACTGCGGGCTGAGAAAGAGGGTGCAGGCAAGGTGCGCTGGGTGTTCCTCGTTGATACCCACAAATGCGTGGGGTGCGGATTCTGTGTCAAGGCCTGCAAGATCGAGAACGAAATCCCCTATGATGCGAACGTAACACGAACCTGGGTCGAGCGTTATGTGATAACCAGAGACGGTAAAGCGCACATCGATTCACCCAAGGGGGCTCGGGACGGTTTCACGACCACAAAGATTGACCAGAATAAGGAAGGTATGCTGGACATACCGTCAGCGGATATAGTGAAGGCTTTTTTCGTCCCCAAGCTCTGCAACCAGTGTGATAACCCACCGTGCGTCCAGGTTTGTCCGGTCGGCGCAACTTACCAAACCGAGGACGGGGTGGTGCTGGTTGACCGCAGTTGGTGCATCGGCTGCGGCTATTGCATCATGGGGTGCCCGTACAGTGTCCGATTCTTTCATCCTGTGTACCATGTAGCAGAAAAGTGCAACTTCTGTTATCACCGCATTTCCCAAGGGATGAAAACTGCCTGCGTGGAAGCCTGTCCGTTCGGTGCGCGCAGGATCGGCAACCTGCGCGACCCGGATGACCCGGTAACAAAGATTATCATGACGGAACGGGTGAACGTTTTGAAGGAAGAGTACGGCACCAAGCCGCAGGTGTTCTACCTCGGGTTTTCGAAGGAGGTAAAATAGCCATGGTACACGGTGAAGCCTGGACTATAAAAGAGTTCTTCGTCTATCCCAACGAATATATTTACTGGTCCATCCAGATCGTCATGTATCCCTACATGACCGGTCTTGTGGCGGGCGCCTTTGTTCTTTCATCCCTGTACCATGTTTTCGGGGTCAAACAGTTGAAGGAGATCGCACGTTTTTCCCTGGTATTTTCACTGGCCCTGCTTCCTGTGGCCATGATGCCTCTGTTACTCCATCTGCAGCAACCGTTCAGGGGGATCAACGTCTTGATGACGCCTCACTTCACTTCAGCAATTGCAGCCTTCGGCATCGTCTTTACCACGTATGGCATGATTGTGGCTTCTGAAATATGGTTCGTCTACCGCCAATTCATCGTCGAAAACGTTCTGGCTTTACGCGGGAAACAGGAACGAAGCATGGTGGAGGCACTCCGGTTGGCCATCTATACGGTGCTCGCCATGGGTGCCATGGATCTCAGTGTCGAGGCCTTGCACAGAGACGAGCGGGCCGTGGGACGCCTTGCGGCGATCGGTATCCCGGTGGCATGTTTTCTTCATGGATACGCGGGCTTCATTTTTGGCTCCGTCAAGGCCAATGCCCTCTGGATGACCCCGCTCATGCCGGTTATCTTCATCTGTTCCGCCATCGTGTCGGGTATTGCCCTGTGCATGATCACCTATATCGTTACCGTAGAGGTCCGGAAGCTGGTTCTGACAAAGAAGTCGAAGAACAATCCGTGGCTACCCTCCACGGAGGACCTCAAAAGCGCTGAGATTCAGGTCGTCACCATGACGGCCAAGTACCTGATCATGTTCATGGTCCTGGCGATTACCCTGGAACTACTGGACCTGATCTTCCGCGGTTATACGGCGGTCAGGTCGTGGGACATTCTGCGCAGCGTCATCTACGAAAAAGACTTCACCAAGATCTTCATCCTCCAGTACGGGTTGGGCAACCTGGTCCCCTTTATCCTGCTCCTCATGCCGCGCTTGACGGTCCGCAGGGCAGCAATCGGCTCCCTTCTGGTGCTGCTGGGGGTTTTCATGATGCGCTGGAACGTTGTCATCGGAGGCCAGGCCTTTTCGGCCTCGTTTGCCGGTTTCATGGAGTACCGCCTCCCCATATTGCCCGATAGTCTGGAAACCTTCAAAGAGGGCTTATTCGGCGCCTTGGCGGTCATTGTCACCCCTTTCATACTTTTCTATCTGGTGACGAGGGTCCTGCCGGTTTTCGGGGTAAGGGATACGCACTGATCGCAGGCAATGAAAGCATGCTCGCGTTCAGGTTGGCGGCAGTCGTCGAGCAGGTTGACCTGGTGAAATACGAAAACATCGAGATGGGTAGATCGTAGTATTGTAACGCTAACGTCATGCAGAACAACTAAACCCCGCCTTTTCAAGCGGGGTTTAGTTGTTCCAAGGGGGGCACAAGAGCCCCCCTTGCGATCTTGCGGTGAAAGGGGCGATTACTCCGCGCCGCTTATAAAAGCCAGGATCATGAGCAGCAGCAGTGAAATGCCGGTGAAAAGGGCGGTGAAACCAAACCCCTTGACCAGGAAATCATAGGCTACGCCGCTGGTCCTTTTGCAGGCGTATTGCTCGGTTACACCCAACTCCTCGTAGCGCTTCCACTGATCGCCACGTTCTTCAAGCATCTCTTCCTTGCCGATCTGGCCATTGAAGATGACGAAGTCCATGGGGAACTTCTCCGGTCGTCCGTGGGTATTGAAGAAGTGGACCGAGAAGATGAAGCCGGTTGCCAAAAGGGCCTCATCCGAGTGAACGATGGTCGCAACGTTGAATGCCCAACCGGGCAGGAACATACCGAAGAACTCCGGGAACCAGAGCATCAATCCTGAGCCGCCGATGGCGAACATACCCCAGAAGACGGCAACAAAGTCGAATTTTTCCCAGTAAGTCCAGCGCTCGAAGGTCGGCTTCGGCCCCCGGAAGAAGAACCACCTGACCATGCGGGTAACGTCCATGATGTCCCGCAGATTGAAGCAGAGTGAATCAGGGCCGAACAGACGCTGGATCGGATTTCCCGGAAGGTCCTTCCTGATGAAGAGGAAGTTGATGCTCATGAACAGCGCCATGCCGAAATAGACGAAAGTGATGCCCGCGCAGATCCGGTGGATGAAACCAGCGTTGGCCGAACCGCCGTAGAGGTTCATCAGGGAGATCGCCCAGTGCTGGGTGCTGAATTTGAGCGGCAGGCCGGTCAGAGAGAGCCCCAGGAAGCTGGTGATAACCAGGATGTGCATGAAGATGTGGACGCGGTTGAAACGACGGTACTGTTTGTGGGCATCCGGCATGACATGGTGATGTTCACCGTTGGCAAGTTTGGCTGCTTTTTCCCGGTTTTCCACAAAACCGCGGAACATCCAGAGCAGGGTGTGAATCCAGAAGATGGTAAAGGTACTGAGCAACAGCCCGGTCATGGCAAGGAAGGTGTAGTACAGGATCGGATATTTCTCCCGGTCGCTGTGCTCGCCGTGGGCGTAGAACTTGGTAAAGAGCACGGTCGCCTTGCTGTGGCACTTGGCGCAGGTGTTCACAAGGTTGGCCGGATTGACGCTTGAATTTGGATCGTCCTTGGGGAGCACCGAGTGAGCCGTATGGCAGTCGGCACAGCCTGCGACCTTTTCCGGGAAACCGAGGCGGTAGTTTTTACCGTGGTAGCTCTCCATGTAGGTCTTGACGGCGACGTTAAAGACGTTGTTGCGCTTCATCATCGCTTCATCGCTGTGGCAT
Encoded proteins:
- a CDS encoding tetratricopeptide repeat protein, which translates into the protein MTSAEQQLDLLRQYESRQEWDAAESLCIHLLKRYPRQVDLLVEAAGMASRRQAPSVAESLLYRALAIDPLNTSAYLSLGMARYEQGDPEDAERYFRKALLVDPTDREAYRHLGTLLNEQGRFLETVALFGEVHRRNPESSDLSLCLADASYGAGQLEEAYTLYRAVLDLQADNVNALISLGVLCEHLDRLDEAWRHLVHARELAPDNPKVYLNLGGVCRRLLKLDDALAHYEKALSLRPGYPTALWNICQIHLLRGQYREGFRDFDSRLETSQPVRLRRTGLPFWNGESASGKRILVQTEQAYGDTLQFARYIPLLSSMGAAVVLENHLTPLNTLLLSLKGPERIVNDGAGDTTCDSVVPLLSLPRLLSTTLDSIPNHVPYLEPSAEKRGMWRARLAKDANLKVGICWAGRKFPDQRRSIPPSLLAPLSDLRHISWYSLQVDEADKKDGTGIAALPLIDLTGHIHDFDDTAALITCLDLVITIDSAVAHLAGALAAPTWILLPFAPDWRWMLGRDDTPWYPTARLFRQAQPGAWSRVIADVTALLHKKQV
- a CDS encoding tetratricopeptide repeat protein is translated as MASVIDSSSLSSLFSAMSDTTARDNAAVNALNSGLTLFQNKKYQQAAAAFRQALAYNPGTTGNLDASTYDNIKSAYSYLAQSYLKLGKDKDAIATYKQALRFDPTQDDVYVSLANIYIQDKRPADAEKALRTATRLNPQNVVAPYTLGQLLVQQKRPQEAESFFRKAVKLAPKDGNAYYGLGLSLEQQGKTDDAIQALQKATTLKTDFTAAIYELGNAYAKKGQTDKAQAQIAALTKINTSESLSDATTLKATIKQPKMVVIDTTKSTFNTTLGAVPLLALDSQFIQPDASKEVSVSFLFDSSMDPSSVNNISNWTIRKAQGAVINGHTGLYDNGAYRSSDTVVPPMPSRVVYDATTQEATIYFSLRQNDSVSGTIDTSRIVFSFNGQDVNGKKMDSTADQIDGFSGKAF
- the flaF gene encoding flagellar biosynthesis regulator FlaF, with protein sequence MQYSLNAYTEIQKEGLSGRELEASVISRAGLMLKQVQENWNTPNRSEKLLEAVKFNQKVWSFFQAELAEPSNPLPKKLREDILNLSLFIDKRLFEVLAFPDPEKLTIVIDINFNIAAGLRTKPELPA
- a CDS encoding tetratricopeptide repeat protein; this translates as MRCCDECLAAAMSLHDAGRFPEALSLYDQARALCADSPAYWNNRANTLLELNRLGEAAESYRAALALCPSLTDTRVALATCLQGLGRIDEALVECDTVLSVHPEHAEAHWNRGLLQLLSGNYEQGWREYEWRWKKRRFTSPRRQFDVPQWGGEPIAGRRILIHAEQGFGDTIQFSRYLPQVSARGAEVIFECHPQLVNLMRSLSGGIHVVPFGRALPRFDLQCPLLSLPGIFGTTLATIPSQIPYLSEPVGSRQFWGSILPATPGFKVGLCWKGKQYPDPGRSCPTGDLAALGDGIPGTEFFSLQMDEEHARLPFPCNGFAPLLLDFCDTAALIGRLDLVISIDTAVAHLAGALGSETWVMLPYSPDWRWGRQGDTTPWYPNMRLFRQKEINGWVSLVEKVASELTRWCAARGRAPYSAIKA
- the ilvA gene encoding threonine ammonia-lyase, translated to MPLYELIQEAYDRLRKRVRRTELIYSHHYAERLGVPLFFKCENLQRTGSFKIRGALNFMTAQTREALKNGVITASAGNHAQGVAFSADLLGVKATIYMPEITPPQKVQATRDYGADIVLVGKNFDEACEAAQEAQRSTGALFVHPFDDELVMAGQGTIALEILEELPDVQNLLIPVGGGGLIAGMAAAVRECAPHVRIIGVESTAAQSMSASFAAGTPCEVPVKVTLADGIAVKRPGQLTVPIIRTCVDEIVLVEEEEIAQSIVSLLERTKLLVEGAGAVPLAAVLHGKVRDLRGKTLCLLSGGNIDVKTIALVVERGLLAAGRYLKLRIELDDLPGALATLTADIAATRANISLINHERRSETIALGKTSVALELETRGREHRAEVIAHLRERGYALMAE
- the trxB gene encoding thioredoxin-disulfide reductase, producing the protein MEAVHHQLIILGAGPAGYTAAIYAARANLNPVLITGIQPGGQLTTTTEVDNWPGEHGGILGPDLMERMRQHAERFNTQIVVDHIKRADLLQRPFVLEGDSGFYTCDALIIATGASAKYLGLPSEKAFKGKGVSACATCDGFFYRGQDVAVIGGGSTAVEEALYLSNIARHVTVVHRREQFRAEKILADRLIEKTKSGNVTIEWHHVLDEVLGDASGVTGIRIRHRSGSTKEVPVHGVFIAIGHTPNTTLFEGQLDMDNGYIRTKCSLEGNLTATNIQGVFAAGDVQDYYYRQAITSAGSGCMAALDAERYLEMLK